In Podospora pseudopauciseta strain CBS 411.78 chromosome 2 map unlocalized CBS411.78m_2, whole genome shotgun sequence, the genomic stretch AGTGCTGTTAGCGACTGCAAGTAACCATGGTCTCCGACCCGGCAATGACTGACTCTTTCGATCCGCTGGTATCCGGTGAGCCGGCCCTTTTGACTACTCAATTCTTGGTTGTGGCGTGTTGAAGGAGAGCAGCTTTCCATGGTCGACCGCGCACTCcgtggttgatgatgccCTGGCGGAGACCGCGGTGGGCATCCAGCGCAACGTAGCACCGGCAATGGCCGTGGGTTGCCCCACCCCCTCGGGCGCACCCCACCACTGGCGATGGCCTGGCATCCGGCTGCGGCACAGCAGCTTTTGTGGAATTCAGCGCGGTTGCAACAGTGACGTCTTGTGACGATGGGCCAGCCACTGGAATACGAAGTTCTTCAATCTACAATGTTTGCATCCGCTGTCACATCTATGCAAGAGCGGATAACTACACACTCGTTCTTTGGGCCCTTTTCTCCAATCACACTGAGCTTCTAGCCAGGTCCCACAGTTCACCGACTTCTGGCATTACACTACACACGAGAAGATCTGCAGCCTCAAGGCCGCTTAGGGAACCTCGCGCCCCTTGCCTCGTTTGTGCAAATCCCATGGCGCAGCTCTATTGACGGCCTGCCACTCCGAGCAACCGGGTCCATGATGCCGAGGTGGAATTgacggtgagggaggggaagcttGGAACTTGGAACGGAATATAAGCCGGACATATTCCCGGCCAGAGCCAAATATTCAGAACCAACATTCCAGTCACTTCAAGTGGATCAAAACACCATCACAGATTCAGTCACCATATTTCTCAACCTTCTCAACTCActctcaacaccacaccacaccacacatACCATTTAACTTCGCTCCAAAATGCATCTCACTTCCGTCCTCTCCCTTGCGGcactccccttcctcacctcggcctcccccatctccaccagGCAAACGACCTCAAACGGGACCTCTtgctccaacacctccttcAAGGACTTCCAATGGCAGGCATCCAACTTTGACTTTCACGCCTCATTCATCTTTAGCACCCCCGCACACCAAAACTCCTGGGGCTACGCCTCCTTCGACCTCTTCAACCCCGCCGATAAGAGCACAGTTCAATGTTCTGCCGCTAGCAACCAGATCAATGACTTCTTCTACGGCACCATTCAATACAGCTGCAACGACACCCTCCGCGGAGGCTCCACTAAGTTTGACTTCAACAGGCCTTCCGGCGAGTTGAGAGTGGAACAGAGCTGGACCTGCAGAGACCAGGACCCGCAGTACCCGTAAGCCGTTGCCATTTTGCACATTGACTTGGGTTAATTGACTTCTAACATGGATAAACAGCATCACATTCACTGCCAAGGGCTCAGCAAACGTCACCCTCGGCTGCACCGAGGACTTTTACCAGAATGCCAACTGGACTATGGGCGACATTTACTCTAGGAGGACGATCACCTGCGGCAAGGTCGACTCGGCCGTCGTCCCCTATGAGATCTCAGCTATTGCCTGATTTTGACTGCGCTCAACATTGAAGGCGGGGCAGCGATGATATTGATGACGGGATGAGGATATGAAAATAGACAATGTACATGGCTTGAGTACGGTACAAATgacagacgacgacgatgttGTATCtgttttatttctttttgttcGCATACCATAGAGAGGAGGATTATGTTTCTCGCTTGATGAAAAGTTGGGTTAGTTAATGCTTAATGAGATGAAAGAAGCTTATTACATAAACCGACCTAAGTTGTGACATCACCATTTCACAAGCGCCATTTGATCGAATTTCTTTCACTAGGTACCTGAGATCGAACGAGGTTGATCTGACAGATGGAACAGGATTTCATTCTAACTAAAGATCTTGGGACAATCTGCGAGATATGCAAGCCCTTGAACTATATCCGCGCCGTTGGTAAGCCGGTTCTGTTTTGCGATCTGCCCGGCCAGAACTCTACTTCAAATCGACGTCATGTACTGACGGCATTGAGTGCAAGCGTATTGAGAGAGTGTTTGAAGAATTGAGCAGTTGTAATGTCCTCTCCCTACGAATAACGGACCATTCCTAACAATATATGAGATCTCATTGCACCAGACTACGCAAATTCATCTCACACCGATATTTTACTACCCTATTTATCAACTCACCAAAATGACCAAACCCCTCCGCCAAATCGCCgccgagaagctcatcgGCCCCAATGCCAATCCCTCCCAGCTTGGTGACCCGATTTCACTAAAGACAGAGACGAATAATGCAACCTCTAACCCAAGGGGTGAGCCGGAGAACAAGCAAGACTTTTCCAAAACCGAGAGTAAAGTCCCAGAGTCGTCAGGTGGAAGCCATGAGGAAAGGATGttgaggggagaggggcCAAAGGGACATCATGTGAGCGGGATGATGACTGATGAGATTCGGCAAGGGAAGAGGGGAGCTCCGGGCATGACTATGGAGGGGGATGCTACTAGTgtgaagagggtggaggttgttggggatGCGACgaagggtgggagggggaaggggtcgAAGTTGTGAGAGATTGCCAGAAATGGAGAGGATGATTGGAATGAGAAAGTGTCAACGTCAAGGGTTCGAGATATATGAAACtaaggttggtggtgaggctgTGTGCTAAAGAAAGGAGTGATCACCAGATGCTTGGAAAAGTTATGGTGAATTGCTACGCCGTATTCAGGCTCAAACAAATAACCACTCCAAGGAAAAGTTTGTAACACTGCAGAGCTGGTTAGGATATTAATGCACCTGGTGCTGTGACCTCTGCCATTGAATGATGATTGGTGACTCGGTGAAGACGCTGGCTAACAGGGTGCCACAGTCCTCGGGGGCGGCCCGGCCCGGAAAAGCAAACACGATAGCTTGGAGCACAGCTTTGTTGATTATCGTGCTTCAGTCTTCGAGCTAATCTCCCATTGTCAACACTGTTCGACATTTTTTGGGCCTCAACATGCATGCATGCGTACTTTAACTAGAGACTACCCCTGATGTATACCAAGTTACCTCACCGATCCTTAgttcgggggaggggggggggcggtgtGCAGATATCATTGATAATACGGGTATACAGTTGAGTTCTTCATGGGCCTTTGCTAGCTGTGCAGTTGAAGATGAGGCTCCAGAACTCCCGTTACACCTCCCAATGCAGCTGGGTGAGGACATATTAAGGGACATGTACCGCCCATATAATGATCTATTTCCGACCACTGGTTTGGAGCGTTCTGCTGCTCTCTTATAGCCTCCAAGCATTTCCAAGACATGGAACCCATAACTCCTTACCGTCCATACCTTTTGCGCCTTTGGTTCTTGGTGGCCCTAGTGCTTGTCACAACGGCCTCTCTGGGACTGGTCGAATATTCCCTCCACAAACTTCTATCAACTGCTGATCTCAGCAGCGCGGTTGTGGCTGGCTCAGACTACAACTCGACCTCCTCTACACCTTCCTTCCCTTCGTCAGTCGCTCGCAAGACAACCGTAACCCGTACGACACTTGCCTATATCAACGCAACAGTGCAGATACCAAATGCAAAAGCGACCCGAGGTAGGATGCGCACTGAAACCAGTGAAAATACACACATCTCCAAGCGAGCCGGACGCCAGAATTCCACTAACCCAAGGGTTACCAGATGGTAAGTTGAACTTCCAGGTTATGTGCTCTTTCTCTTCCATTCATAGAAGAAGTACTAATGCATCGGTTTCAGGAACCCACGTCCCACACAAAGGCCTTGGAATCCAGAAAGAAGCTCTCCAAAAGACTCGAGCATAGTGGCAGAATGTTCAGAACCCCTCAATCCCCCGGCATCTGGAGATTGTGCCATGATACTTGACCCCAGTGTAATGAGTGTACCCGCCTATATAAGTCAAATCGGTTCAGCatggggtggatgggtgaACATTGGATTGCCTGCAACATTGCTCCTTACGCCTCGTCCTCCCAAGACTCCCGCACCCACAGCAACTAGCTACCCCGAAATCGAAACTGAAACAGTGGTAGAAACTCTGACGGTATATTACCCCGAAACCAAGATTACTACTGAGATAGCGCTTCCCACCACCGAGACAACTTTCACCGGTGCAGTTCCTAACATTCAGACCGTTCCCAACCCTGAAATGATCTTTACCACCACAGTCTCCAGTCAAGAGACTGAGCTTTCTTCCACTGAAATAGGATCCACCGAAGGGGTCGTCAGCATTGAGACAGTTCCTCATCCCGAAGTAGCTCCCACGCAAGTGGTAGGCAACGAGACTCCCTCACCTGAGGGGATATCCACAGAAGCAATCTTCACCATTCAGACCGTTCCCAACCCCGATATATCTCCCACTTCCACTCAGCCGGCAGGCATTAGCACAGTTTTCACTGGGAGGCCATCCATCAACGTAGTCCTCAGCATTCAAACGGTTCCCAACCCCGGAATTATTACCAAACAGATGCAGCCCAAAGCAGCAGAAAGCACCATTATTTCCGATTTAGAGGCAATGGATAAAAAAGACACCGAAACAAACAGGCTGTTTACCAGCTGGTCACCCACTGTGCACGCCACTGCCCCCCGCAATGTCCGGCATTCAGCATCACTGAAAAACAGGTCAACCTCTGACACGTCCTGGCAGTTACTTACCCCCGCAAATGCCATAATAATCACTAGTACTTCAACACCGTCAGTACCTACTCCAAGAGGGTCATCTCAACTGGGTACTCCAGAATATTTCATGTCCACAAGCACTGTTCCCACACCGAGGACCAGGGGCTCGACAACAACTGGCTCACTGGAATACTCAGCATTCTCAAAGGCCATAATAAGCCCCATCATCACTTCATCTGTTTCACCTAATGAGGAAAGTTCCACAGGCGGAAATGGCTCATACATTGTTTATGTATTGACACCAGAAGCTTACTTTCTTGGATCCTTTGCTCCTCTCATATTCGCCATCCTCTTCTATCTACCGTGGGCCAGTTTAGATGCAGTTGCAAAGAGGATGGAGCCGTTTTACCGACTGAGCAGCTCCAAGGGCGCAGTAGCATCCGAGTCCCTGAACGTTTCCTACGAAAGCCAAGTACCCTTGGTCGGGCAGCTTTGGAATTCACTCATCCGAAGACACTGGGTTGTATCACTCACCTCCTTTCTGGTCATATTATGCCAGGTCTTGATGGCACTTTCACCAGAAGCAATCCGAATATCTGTGATAGGGATCGACTGCCGTGCGAACGTTGCATGTCCTGGGGTATTGAGCGTGTCAACAGCGCCTGCCAGGGCAATGGAAGCTATGTTGCTCGTCATGATTATTTGCACTGCTGTGCTTGCAGGGCAGCTTTGGAACCGACGATCCCAGCTATACTCGGA encodes the following:
- a CDS encoding uncharacterized protein (EggNog:ENOG503PR15) — protein: MTKPLRQIAAEKLIGPNANPSQLGDPISLKTETNNATSNPRGEPENKQDFSKTESKVPESSGGSHEERMLRGEGPKGHHVSGMMTDEIRQGKRGAPGMTMEGDATSVKRVEVVGDATKGGRGKGSKL
- a CDS encoding uncharacterized protein (COG:S; EggNog:ENOG503PDKN), with the translated sequence MHLTSVLSLAALPFLTSASPISTRQTTSNGTSCSNTSFKDFQWQASNFDFHASFIFSTPAHQNSWGYASFDLFNPADKSTVQCSAASNQINDFFYGTIQYSCNDTLRGGSTKFDFNRPSGELRVEQSWTCRDQDPQYPITFTAKGSANVTLGCTEDFYQNANWTMGDIYSRRTITCGKVDSAVVPYEISAIA
- a CDS encoding uncharacterized protein (COG:S; EggNog:ENOG503P4NS), which encodes MEPITPYRPYLLRLWFLVALVLVTTASLGLVEYSLHKLLSTADLSSAVVAGSDYNSTSSTPSFPSSVARKTTVTRTTLAYINATVQIPNAKATRGRMRTETSENTHISKRAGRQNSTNPRVTRWNPRPTQRPWNPERSSPKDSSIVAECSEPLNPPASGDCAMILDPSVMSVPAYISQIGSAWGGWVNIGLPATLLLTPRPPKTPAPTATSYPEIETETVVETLTVYYPETKITTEIALPTTETTFTAPTQVVGNETPSPEGISTEAIFTIQTVPNPDISPTSTQPAGISTVFTGRPSINVVLSIQTVPNPGIITKQMQPKAAESTIISDLEAMDKKDTETNRLFTSWSPTVHATAPRNVRHSASLKNRSTSDTSWQLLTPANAIIITSTSTPSVPTPRGSSQLGTPEYFMSTSTVPTPRTRGSTTTGSLEYSAFSKAIISPIITSSVSPNEESSTGGNGSYIVYVLTPEAYFLGSFAPLIFAILFYLPWASLDAVAKRMEPFYRLSSSKGAVASESLNVSYESQVPLVGQLWNSLIRRHWVVSLTSFLVILCQVLMALSPEAIRISVIGIDCRANVACPGVLSVSTAPARAMEAMLLVMIICTAVLAGQLWNRRSQLYSEPFSLAGTATLVANDGSFLQLFRQVDSQSLTSDGKGLEKALGKNTRYRLTIYKNEGGAAQNGIVLEPPHTTSQAFPATTTPASGVKFLPVKRSNPLILELCLLFLIIVIILPIIIWYYLNNDQNHPLEQFLSGQDFGVRFLFAAIGILIDELWKNIFSSMRPFLFMHFCLY